In Vicia villosa cultivar HV-30 ecotype Madison, WI unplaced genomic scaffold, Vvil1.0 ctg.001176F_1_1, whole genome shotgun sequence, a single genomic region encodes these proteins:
- the LOC131633763 gene encoding uncharacterized protein LOC131633763, with translation MIVSWNVRGLNKKARCKEVAAHLKKLHASCCILIETRVKEHNANKIRHWLGNNWNFADNYNCHPNGRLWIGWNKDNWEDNIIHKSDQYMHCEMKTGQSHMYVTMVYAHNQLEKRKKLWKDIIVLAPQSQDPWMIIGDYNNVPKLHDRIGGNDVHLAEYIGLEEMMSSIGLYKHATRGSYYTWSNKQSQGTIYSRIDRAICNGEWYLKFPRCEIDVLQLYISDHSPLIVNLDHSSITHKWSPCFKFLNCVTQRDDYIAIIKENWQVPIDGRPMYICWRKLIRLQKTLSLLNRDTTAEVKKIQQSRDNLMKAQQMLENDRFNPGLIDQVKHWTDEIIKGTTIEEQILSQKAKVDWLQLGDGNNKYFHAIVNQKNKQKSLLRLENHNGIPLTEFHDLEKEILNFYSNLVGTSSTSLDHVDIMALREGAQLREEQRIDLEKPINDKEILDALKSIGDNKAPGIDGYNSKFFKDSWQVIKKEVTEATKDFFNKNRLYPAINCTLVTLIP, from the coding sequence ATGATTGTTAGCTGGAATGTGAGAGGGCTGAATAAGAAGGCTAGATGCAAGGAGGTTGCAGCCCACCTCAAGAAACTTCATGCATCCTGCTGTATTTTGATTGAGACAAGAGTAAAAGAGCATAATGCAAATAAAATTCGCCACTGGTTAGGTAATAACTGGAACTTTGCTGATAATTACAACTGTCACCCAAATGGTAGACTTTGGATTGGATGGAACAAGGATAATTGGGAGGATAACATCATTCACAAATCTGATCAATATATGCACTGTGAAATGAAGACTGGTCAAAGCCATATGTATGTTACTATGGTCTATGCTCACAATCAGTTGGAGAAACGTAAAAAACTGTGGAAAGACATTATTGTGTTAGCTCCTCAAAGCCAGGATCCTTGGATGATAATAGGTGACTACAATAATGTTCCGAAGCTTCATGACAGAATTGGGGGTAATGATGTCCATCTAGCTGAGTACATTGGTTTAGAAGAGATGATGAGTAGTATTGGGTTATATAAGCATGCCACTAGGGGAAGCTATTACACTTGGTCAAACAAGCAGAGCCAAGGCACAATTTACAGCAGAATTGATAGGGCTATATGTAATGGTGAGTGGTATCTAAAATTTCCTAGGTGTGAGATTGATGTCTTGCAACTCTATATCTCTGATCACTCTCCCCTAATAGTGAACCTGGATCATAGCAGTATTACACACAAGTGGAGCCCCTGTTTTAAGTTCTTAAACTGTGTGACTCAGAGAGATGATTATATTGCTATAATAAAAGAGAATTGGCAGGTTCCCATTGATGGTAGACCTATGTACATTTGTTGGAGAAAGCTCATCCGGTTACAAAAGACATTATCCCTACTTAATAGAGACACTACTGCAGAGGTGAAGAAGATCCAACAAAGTAGAGATAACCTTATGAAGGCTCAGCAGATGCTGGAAAATGATAGATTTAATCCTGGCCTCATTGATCAAGTAAAACATTGGACTGATGAAATAATTAAAGGGACAACAATTGAGGAGCAAATTCTCAGTCAAAAGGCCAAGGTGGACTGGCTACAATTGGGGGATGGAAACAATAAATATTTTCATGCTATTGTTAATCAAAAGAACAAACAAAAGAGCCTACTAAGATTGGAAAACCATAATGGAATTCCTTTAACAGAATTTCATGACTTGGAAAAGGAAATCCTGAATTTTTATAGTAACCTGGTAGGCACTTCCTCCACCAGTCTGGATCATGTGGATATCATGGCTCTTAGAGAAGGTGCTCAGTTGAGGGAGGAACAAAGAATTGATCTGGAGAAACCTATCAATGATAAAGAAATCTTGGATGCCTTAAAAAGCATTGGTGATAATAAGGCACCTGGAATTGATGGATACAATTCTAAGTTCTTCAAAGATAGCTGGCAAGTGATCAAGAAGGAAGTGACTGAGGCTACCAAAGATTTCTTCAATAAGAACAGACTCTATCCAGCCATTAACTGCACTCTGGTAACTCTTATTCCTTAG